The genome window TGCAATTCCAATAGACTCTCTGCGGTCCCCTAAAGCTGAAGGGGAAGAGCGTAATATGTGGGCACTAATACTTAAGCGCTCATATCCAAGAAAAATAGACAGAACAATGGGCGGGATTTATATTATTCACCCACCTAATACTATATCAGCGCAGCAAATAGCATCGAGCCAAGGTGGTGAGATGCAATTTGAAAACGCAACAAGAAACTTAGAGCTTTATCCATACGCTATTTATCATTCAAGTGAAAAACGAAATTACCAACAGCCATTTGAACAAAGAGAAGAAATAGAAGAGTTTGATGCCGGTATGGACATGACGCTTACTGTTGATAATTCAACAATAGTTGCGGCCACGGTTAATCCCAACTTTACTGATGTTGAAGCGGATATTGCTCGGGATTCAATTAATAATCCATTTAATGTGTTTAAGCCGGAAAAACGACGGTTTTTTCAGCAAGATATGGATTTATATTCAACGTTAATGTCTCTTGTTTATACGCGAAATATTATTGACCCTGATTTAGGTCTCAGTGTTACTCATGAAACTAAAGAGTTTGCTGCAGGTGTTTTCTGGGCAAGTGATGAAGAAACCGAAGTTATTATTCCTGATAATCTCGGTAGTGACACTGTTGAGTTAGACACACTTGACGGTCAATCAATGGCAGCAAGGTATGTTAGTGCAGCAGGGGGCAGTGCATACGGCTTCTTATCAACGGTTAGAACTGCAGAAGATTATGAAAATGGAGTAGTTGCCCACGATGGCCTGATAAACTTAGGAATAGACGATAAACTACGTTATCAAGTAGCTTTATCTTCTACTGAATATCCAGCATCTTTCGCTGAAGATATTTGTGAAGAAGATGGCTGTCTTGATGTTGACCCAGAAGAAGACTGTGAATTAGGCGATTGTGCTACCACAAGTGAAGTGCTTAGGGTAAATCCTGATGAGAAAGTGGAAGGCTATGCAGTACAGATTAAATACAAACATCAAAGCCCTAATACTTTGTTTTGGGGAAATTATTTTGACATTAGTAAAGATTTTCGCGCTGACTTGGGATTTTTAAGAAAGTCTGACTACCGCTTATACAATGTTGCCTATGGCCGTAACTGGTACTTTGAAACCTTTAGAGGTGATCAAGGTAAATCTCGTGGCCGGGTTTATTTAGTTGCTACTCATATTGAATCTCAATCAGGTCAAAAAATAGAAACCGGCTATGATATTTGGGGGGAGTTTAGAGGATCGTATCAAACAGTCCTTCGTCCAGGGTATCGAATAAAACAAAAGGCGGTTAATCGCATTCAGCAAAACACGCTTGAGCTGAACAGTAATGCCCCTAAATTTGATGAATCTTATTTTCAATGGTATTTAGAAACATCTCCTATTACAGACTGGACTTTTAATTTAGATGGGCGTTATGGCGATGTTGCTGACGCAGACAATATTGTTTTGGGCAAAATGAAAGAGTTTAAACCTAGGGTGCGTTACCAGGTAGGTGACTTTAATTTTAGTCTACAACATACATTACGTAATTTTGATTTTGAAAGTAAACAATTGTATCAAGAAAATTTCACTACATTTACCGCGAATTATAGAAGAAGTGATGACCGCGTTTTTCGTTTACTCGTAAAGTGGGATGAAACAGACAGAGATGTAGATAGGTGGCGTGGGGAAGAAAATTCATACGAACGTGAAGTTGAAATTGAATTTACTCATACACGTTATTTAAGCAAAAATTTAGCTATTTTAACGGGGTTGAAATTTGAGCGTGAAAAAGACAATACCATAGCTCATGATTTCACCAACGACCGTCAGTTTTATTTAAAGCTTAATTATAATATGGGGTTTATTGGGAATTAGGAACGAGAAACTAGTTCCGGCTGCATGGAACTGGGGTCAGAGCAAAACCCTATTTTAAAATAATAGGTTTTGGTCTGACCCCGTATATCTGCACCTGCTAGAACCATATGGTTGGCGTGAATTTATTCGCGCGTCATGGCGCAGCCAGCTTTTAGCTTATGGATGTAAATTGAATATTTCCCAACTGTTTTCATGCTTCTCAAAACACACCCTGTCATGAAGGCGGCTGGCACGTCCTTGCCAAAATTCGATATAATGAGGTACTACGCGAAATCCTCCCCAAAACTCTGGTAATGGAACTTCTTTACCTTTAAATTTTTCAGTATAGTATTCTTCGCGCTCTTTTAGTTCTGTTGGTGTGGTAAGTTTTGTACTTTGCTTTGATGCCCAAGCGCCAATTTGACTACCTCGATCTCTACTATGAAAATATTGTTCAGATTGCTCTGCTGATATTTTTTCTACCACGCCCTCAATGCGCACCTGACGCTGTAATACACTCCAGTGAAACAATAAGGCAACTTTACTATTATTTGTTAGTTCATGGCTCTTACGGCTGCCATAGTTGGTATAAAATACAAAACCTTGTTCATCTACTGACTTTAACAGTACCATTCTTGACGATGGCTGTCCTTGATCGTTACAACTACTTACCGACACAGCCTCAGGTAATAAAATTCCTGATTTATTGGCATCATCAAACCAACCATTAAATAATTCAAATGGAGATTTGTTTTCAGGTATTGTCGGTAACGGCAAGGCAACTCCCTGGCCAAAAGTAAATATACAACGTAATTTTTCAATAAGAGTCATGAGCGTTTTATAATCATTAATAATGACGGAAATTGTATCAGCTAAACTCGCAAGGAGATATAGTTGTAAAGCTCTAAAAGCCAGGATGAATATATTAATATTGCTGAACGTAAGTGATAATGTTCTAAATCAAAGGGCATTTTTGATAACATTATATGGCTCTCATCGGTTGTATTTTCAAGAAGCCATTATAAATCTATAGTATTACTACTTTCCTTGTTATTGTTTATCATTACCCATAAAAACAAATGGTTAGTATTGATTTGCCACAATTAGCTTAGTATATAATTATAAATAAATAAAAAATTGATAAATAATTAATGGTAATTGTAAATTCTTGAATATACTGCTTGGCTTTAATTCTGTATGGTTCGTGCAATTCCAACTATTAGGCTATGCTAAATTTATAATTTTTAAATAGCGTAGTATTCACAAAGCTAACTATTCGCTTGCTGACTTCTAAAAGATAATAAAGAAACATAAAGGTTAATGAATGAAATTTTTAAAACCAACTCTCCTTGGTCTCTCAGTAACAATTGCACTTGGACTATCAGCATGTGCGACAAACAATAATTCCGCTGCTAACCAAAGCTCTCAAGCAACACAGACTCAAAGTAGCCCACTAACATATGTTCGCACAGTAGAAGGCATTGAAGAATATACCTTAGAAAACGGCTTAAAAGTTTTATTGTATCCAGACCCATCACAGCCTAAAACTTTGGTTAATGTTACTTACCGTGTTGGCTCTGTGCATGAGTATTACGGAGAAACGGGTATGGCTCATTTACTTGAACACATGCTATTTAAAGGCTCTACAAATTATAAAAGCATTGATAAAGAATTCAAAAAACGTGGCATGGGTAAAAATGCCTCCACTTGGTTAGACCGCACTAATTATTTTGAAACCTTTGATGCTAATGAAGACAGCCTTGAATGGGCTATTGGTATGGAAGCTGACCGTATGGTTAACGCCACCTTCACTGAAGAAGATTTAAAAAGTGAAATGACCGTTGTGCGCAATGAAATGGAGCGAGGCGAAAATAGCCCATTTCGTATGTTAATGGGCCGTATGGCATCAACTGCCTTTTTGTGGCACAACTACGGTAATAGCACCATAGGCGCACGTTCCGATGTTGAAAACTTTCCATTTCAGCGTTTAAGAAAGTTTTATAAAAAGCATTATCGACCTGATAATGCTGTGTTAACAATTGCTGGCCGTTTTGATAAAGATAAAACCATGGCGTTGGTTGAACAAAAATTCGGGACTCTTGCAAAACCAGAAACTCCAATTGAGCCACTTTATACAGTAGAGCCTACTCAAGACGGTGAAAGGTCGGTTAATATCCGCAGAGTTGGTGATTTACCTATAGTTGGCTTGTCTTATCATACACCATCGGGTTTACACCCAGAACATGCCGCATTATCAATTTTAGCTGATGTTTTAGGAGATGGAACTCGTGGGCGTTTACAAAAAGCTCTGGTAGAAAAGGGCATTGCTACTTCGGCATCAAACTTTATATTTGAGCTTAAAGACAGCTCGCAGTTTCTATTCTTTGTTGAAGGGGACAAAGAATCAGATCTTGCCAAGATAGAAACTGAACTGCTTGCTATTGTAGAGAACTTAAAAAGCCAACCTATTACCCAAGAAGAAATTGATTTAACCAAAGCTAAATTAGCGCGTCAATCAGAACAAGCAATGCGCAATGTAACTGGTGTGGGTATGGCACTTTCTGAATATATCGCTAAAGGTGATTATCGCCATGCGTTTTATTTAAGAGATCTCGTTGCTGAAGTAAGCTTGGAGCAAGTACAAGCGGCAGCTGAAAAATACCTAATTCAAAGTAACCGTACAACAGGACGTTTTATTCCTACTGAAAAACCAGTGCGTGCTGAAATTCCTGCTGCGCCAGATTTGACTGAAGTGTTAAAAGACTATAAAGGCAAAGAAGTTGCTGCTGCAGGTGAAGTTTATGACAACACTGTAGCAAACATTAAAAAGCGTTTAGTGAAAAGTGAATGGCCTGAAGGTACTAAAGTTAATGTTTACCCGAAAGAGCTTCGTGGCGAACAAGTCATAATTTCAATGCACTTCCCAAGTGGAACTGCTGAGACTCTGGCAAATAAAGGCATTGCAATCGGCTTTGTTGGCAGTATGGTAAAACAAGGTAACGCTAACTATTCTAAAGAGCAAATTGCCAGCAAGCTTGATCAATTGAAGAGCTCTATTTCAATCTCAACATCTCTTGGCGCTACTAATGTATCTATTAGCACAGACAAAGCTAATTTAGACGCAACAGTGAAATTATTAGGTGAATTAATGGCCGCGCCTACATTTCCTGAAAAAGAACTTGAAGTATTGAAGCGCGGTGCGATTGCTGGTATTGAACAACAACGTAACGATCCAGGTGCGGTTGCTGGAAATAGCTTTAGAAAAGCATTAAGTAATTATCCTAAGGGTCACCCTAAAGCTTTCATGAGTTTAGATGACAAAATAGCAGCAATTAATGAGCTAACAGTAGACGAAATAGCTAGTTTATATAACAGCCATACCAATATAAATAATGGCCATATTAGTATTGTAGGTGATGTTGATGCTGAACAAGTATCTAACAAATTACATGCTCAATTATCAAGTTTTGTAAATGATACACCTTACGAACACATTAAAATTAGCATGAAGCAAGCTGGTGGCTTAGTTGTTTCAACGGAAACACCAGACAAAGCAAATTCGCAACTTTATGTTATAAACCCAATCACTATGAATAACAGACATGAAGATTATTTGGCGTTAAAAATAGCCAATACCATTTTTGGTGGTGATTCGTTCTCATCTCGTATTGGAGCTCGTATTCGAGTGAAAGAAGGGTATAGCTATACAGTAGCGTCAGGCTTACAAGTTAATACACTTGATCAACAAGGTATGTATTATGCTTTAGCAATTTCGGCACCTGAAAATATGCCTGGTGTGATTGCTGCTTACAAAGAAGAAGTTGCTAAAGTTGTAGCTGATGGTTTCACCGAGACAGAACTAGATGAAGCCGTAAAAGGATTTGTAAGTAGCCGCAACAGATCATGGGCAAGTGATGCAACAATTGCAAGTATACTTTTAGGTACCAGTAAAAAGAATGAAGACTTAGCGATTTATGACCAGCAAATTGCTGATGTCCAAAAGCTCACAGTCGCAGATATTAATACAGCGTTTAACAAATACATTGGCGCTTTAGACATTAATATATTTAAAGCTGGAGATTTTGCCAAGGTTGCTGAAACAAAGTAACTTAAGCGATTCAACTGAAACATTAAAAAACGCCTTTATTGGCGTTTTTTTTATTCAGAGATATATGGCATAAATTCTGTTATCAGAGAATTAACTTTGTTTAAAATTAACTTGCGTTAAATTTTGGTTTTCTATCTTAATTGATTGCTCTGTTATGTGAGGTAAACTGAATTTAGAGTTAGCTAACCACTGTGCAAATTCATGGGCCGGCAGAGGGCGACTTATAAAGTAGCCTTGAGCTTTCTCACAATTATGTTCTTTGAGCCAATCTAAAGTTTCTTGATCTTCAACACCTTCAGCTACAACGGTTAAACCCAATTGGTGAGATAACTGAATTGTAGAATTAACAATGAGTTTGTCTTGTGGTTGCTGAATAAGTTGCTGGATAAAGCAACGATCTATTTTTAACTCTTGTACCGGTAAGTTTTTTAATTGAGCAAGTGATGAATAACCTGTTCCATAGTCATCAATAGACAAATAGATGCCGTTATTACGTAATAATTTTATATTCTCTACGGCTTTAGAGTTATGATCGACAAAAGCGTCCTCAGTAACTTCAAGACACATGGCATTTTGTAACTGACTCTTGCCGCATAATTTATCAATAAGCTGCAGGCAAAATTCATCATCGAGCAAATTTTCTGGTGAAATATTTATCGCTATTTTTATATCAAGTCCTTCGGCTTGCCATGCAAAATACTGCTCTATTGCTTTATTTACTACCCAATGACTTAATGCGGTCATTTGGCCTGTTTGATCAGCTATATGAATAAATGATTCAGGTGTTATTAAACCATTTACCGGGTGATTCCACCTTACTAAAGCTTCGACTTCCTCAACAATGTTATTTGTTAAATTTAATTTTGGTTGGTAATAAAGAGTAAATTCGTTGTGCTCTATAGCGCCTTTTAATCGGTTTACAAGCTGCAATCGATCTAAGGTGTTAAGGTCTATTTGGCGGTCATACATTTGATATAACAAATTTTGACGCTTAGCTATTTGCATAGCGGCATCTACTTCTTTCAATAGTTGGTTCGTTTGAGTCCAACCGTCACTCTCGGTAACGCCAATATTTACTTGTAAGTGAATGGTGATATTTTGGTAAATGAAGCTAGGCTCTAACACCTCAGTGATCAGACTTACACAGTTTTTAACGTTTGTTTTTGATTCTTCATCAAAACGTATTAAAAAACCATTGCCAGAAGTGTGAAATAGTGGTTTTTTAATTTTCTTTAATCGGCTGGCTATTTCTTGAATAACTTCATCACCTACATCATGGCCTAAAGTATCATTAATTTCAGATATGCGACGTATATTAACTTGGCAGAGTAAAAATGGCTTTGATAAGCCATGCATATCGCGATTAAATTGGTTACGGTTTGGCAGCGATGTTAGCGTATCTAAAAATGCTTGTTCAGTAATTTTATTTTCACGTGATTTAATCGCTTCAATCATTTTGCCAAACTGCTCAGCAAGTTGGTTTAGCTCATGAGTATCCCCAACATGTGTATCTAAGTGGTAGTTACCTTTGGCAATACCTTTTGATATTTTTACCAATCTTCTAACCGGTTCAGTAACGCTACTGGCAATAAAGTACGCGCCAATCAATGAAACACCCAAAGTAATAAATATCAATATAAGCAAATTCCAACCGTCTTGGATAATTGCAGCTATCAGGTTTGAATGTAATTGAAAAATTGAAGCACTAAGTTGCCATTCATCAATAGTACCTAACGGGTGATTTTGAGCAACAATACTGTCAGAGAATTGAGGCGATAAAGGCGAAATTGAATTCTTTACAACGTCATGGTTTTCAATAGCCTTATTAAAGGATATCCAATGAAAATCATCTTTGTTTTCCAATACAAAGCCGACGTTGAAAGATGTTAATTTGGAAAACTCGGTAGCTAGTTTATTATTTAACGAATAACCAAGCCCTATATGACCAATAACTTCTAGTTTTTCTAAAACAGGAGTTAATATAAGTTGATAAATTTCATCATTGGTAGAATAAAAAACACTGTTTGGATAGTCTTTTAACCACTCTGTATGCTCAAAGGGGCGGTTGATTTGATTACCCGTAAGAACTCGCTTGATTTCTTTATTACTATCTTTAACTAGCAGCTCACCCAATATTGTGCCGTTAATACTTATTGCTAAAGCAATATCTGCATCAATTCTTTTTCTGTGGTTATTCAATGCAATAGAAAAATTAGGATTACTGGCAAAGAACTCTTTTCTCAATTCAACATCTGTAGCTGAAATTTCAGTAAAGGCGGTTAAATAATAATTACGATTGCTGATTTCTTCGGTTAGCAGTGTTTCAGCTTGAGACAAGTGGGAAGCTAACTGTTGTTGCTCGTTTCGTTTATTTGAATAAAACGAAGTAATGAAAGAAACGGTTTGCACTGCAATGAGCAATAAAATGAAAAAGAAAAAGATCCTGCTTCTTAAGCTATTGAACTTAATAGTATTCATGAATGTTCCTTGAAAATACTCGCTTTTCAAATCTATTTTAAATGATATGCACTAAACGAATATTAGTTTATTTTTTTTATAGAAATTTTCACTAATACCTACAATGACAAATATTGACTGTTAGGGCAATAAGTATCTTTTTTATACTGTATCTTCTGACAAATTAAACATTTCTGAAGGTAAACTTTAGGCGAAAAAAGCGCAGGGTAAACGCCTTAATCTCTATACTTGGTGGAGTGGGAAGTTTGAGTTAATGAACTAATTAATTGATTTTTACGGTATTTAAAGATCGTCTGAGCACAGAGTGTTACTGCAAATGTTACTAAGATTTTCTTCTTGAGAGGAAGTTGTACCGCAGTCTGATATTTGGTTTGCCATTTTGAAATGAATTGTTCAATCAATTTATTTCATCACTAGGAACACTTGATACTAACAATAATATTAAAAATTTAGAGTGGTAGTTTAATCATTGCTTTAAGTAAGGCAAAGCGAAAGTTGGACCTCATCAGTTAGGACTGAAAATACAACTGATTATCAAAATTTAGAACAGAGAAAACGTATTTACTATACGCCCGAAAAAACATTAATAACAATAAATAACAGACGTCTTATAGGATAGCGTCTACCCCTGTCCTCAAAGAGACTAGCCAAATTCACTTTATCGACTAAACTTAAGTCACTAATTGTTTTTTGTTGCCTGCTAAGGTATATATATTCGTTGCTTTACGTTGTACGGATTTAAATCTGTTTAGGTTTTGTTTAAGCATTATGTTCTGAAGGTTCCGTAGTACACAAGGAACAATTCATGCATCAAAAATCATACATTTCAAGTATTAGTTCGATTTTATTCCCTAGAATAGTCGTGGCTTTGTCTTTGCTATTTTTATTATCAGGCACAATGGTGGCAATGACTGTTGTTGAGGCAGCCTCGGCTGGCGACATAAATAGTATTGCTAACGATGAGGCTAGCGAAAAACTTTTTTCTACACATCCCCTTTATATCAGACCTAGTAAATATGCGCGTGCTGCTTTAATCGGCAATTTGAATGTCAAAGGACTGGCTCAGGGCAAGCATAAATTGAGGATAACTTTACCCAACGGTAAAGTCGTTATTCTTCAACGTAGCTATCTTGAAAAGCGTGGCAAAGGCAACAGTACTTGGTTTGGTCGGGTAAAAGGTGAAGCCAATAGTGAAGTGGTGCTGACACTTAAACATGGTCTGATATATGGTCGGATCAGAATCGTCAATGAGGTTTTTGAGTTAAAGTCTACTCGTAAAAAACAATTAATCGTAGAACAACTCGATTCGCAGCTTTTTCCCGAACGGGGGGATGACACTATTCGAGTTCCAACATCAGGCGACAATAGTAGTAGTGTAAATATTCCTTCCGCGGCTAGCAGCAACGATGATGGTATTTCGACCATAGACTTATTGTCAGTTTATTCCAACGATGCTCTGAATAATGCTGGTAGTGCCGAGCAAGTAGAAACCATTATACAGGCGGCGGTTGATGCAGCCAATAACGCCTTTGTAAACAGTAATATATCTATTCGTTATCGATTGGTGTACACCGCTTCGGTTAATTACAACACTTCAGGCACTACTAGCAATGATCTACCCTGGCTCCGCTCCGATAGCCAGATAGCCGCTCTCAGGGATCAATATGGTGCCGATATGGTGTCATTGATAGTTGATACCTCTGACTCTTGTGGCACCGGCTATGTACAACAGACTCCTGGCTCTGGTTTTGCCTCATTCGCTTTTCAGGTCACGGATATTGATTGTGCTGTGGGTAACCTTACGTTTGGCCATGAACATGGCCACAACCTGGGAATGGAACATAACCCGAGTAATAGCAGTGCTTATCCTGAAAATGGGTCCTATCTTTGGTCATTTGGCCATTATATTAATGGTTCGTACCGTACGATGATGTCATATTCGGATCCGTGTTCTAGCATTTGCCCTCGCGCTCAGCAAATATCAAACCCAAATGTCATACACAATGGCTATGCAACGGGTATCACCAACGAGAGAGATAATGCACGTACCGGAGATTTGACCGGTCCCATTTCGGCGGCGTTTCGCGAGCAGGTAGTCCCTTATGACGGTAGTATAGTCTTTGCCGC of Thalassotalea fonticola contains these proteins:
- a CDS encoding M16 family metallopeptidase; protein product: MKFLKPTLLGLSVTIALGLSACATNNNSAANQSSQATQTQSSPLTYVRTVEGIEEYTLENGLKVLLYPDPSQPKTLVNVTYRVGSVHEYYGETGMAHLLEHMLFKGSTNYKSIDKEFKKRGMGKNASTWLDRTNYFETFDANEDSLEWAIGMEADRMVNATFTEEDLKSEMTVVRNEMERGENSPFRMLMGRMASTAFLWHNYGNSTIGARSDVENFPFQRLRKFYKKHYRPDNAVLTIAGRFDKDKTMALVEQKFGTLAKPETPIEPLYTVEPTQDGERSVNIRRVGDLPIVGLSYHTPSGLHPEHAALSILADVLGDGTRGRLQKALVEKGIATSASNFIFELKDSSQFLFFVEGDKESDLAKIETELLAIVENLKSQPITQEEIDLTKAKLARQSEQAMRNVTGVGMALSEYIAKGDYRHAFYLRDLVAEVSLEQVQAAAEKYLIQSNRTTGRFIPTEKPVRAEIPAAPDLTEVLKDYKGKEVAAAGEVYDNTVANIKKRLVKSEWPEGTKVNVYPKELRGEQVIISMHFPSGTAETLANKGIAIGFVGSMVKQGNANYSKEQIASKLDQLKSSISISTSLGATNVSISTDKANLDATVKLLGELMAAPTFPEKELEVLKRGAIAGIEQQRNDPGAVAGNSFRKALSNYPKGHPKAFMSLDDKIAAINELTVDEIASLYNSHTNINNGHISIVGDVDAEQVSNKLHAQLSSFVNDTPYEHIKISMKQAGGLVVSTETPDKANSQLYVINPITMNNRHEDYLALKIANTIFGGDSFSSRIGARIRVKEGYSYTVASGLQVNTLDQQGMYYALAISAPENMPGVIAAYKEEVAKVVADGFTETELDEAVKGFVSSRNRSWASDATIASILLGTSKKNEDLAIYDQQIADVQKLTVADINTAFNKYIGALDINIFKAGDFAKVAETK
- the pdxH gene encoding pyridoxamine 5'-phosphate oxidase gives rise to the protein MTLIEKLRCIFTFGQGVALPLPTIPENKSPFELFNGWFDDANKSGILLPEAVSVSSCNDQGQPSSRMVLLKSVDEQGFVFYTNYGSRKSHELTNNSKVALLFHWSVLQRQVRIEGVVEKISAEQSEQYFHSRDRGSQIGAWASKQSTKLTTPTELKEREEYYTEKFKGKEVPLPEFWGGFRVVPHYIEFWQGRASRLHDRVCFEKHENSWEIFNLHP
- a CDS encoding sugar-binding protein, coding for MKKLALLPVILFSLLSFSIFAIELDEEPEKDLAEVDNAAAATFSLEDIERLELEVLDTPPLIDGDLTDKFWASSSILSINLEMYPTRFAKSIVDTDALIGVTKTHVYFAFNAYDPDVSQLRTAVRDEDGVKDDDYVSVVIDPTGNLRKKYEFRVNPSGSKSDVLQNTVSDRYIYDWDTEWDAAAKITDSGYLVEIAIPIDSLRSPKAEGEERNMWALILKRSYPRKIDRTMGGIYIIHPPNTISAQQIASSQGGEMQFENATRNLELYPYAIYHSSEKRNYQQPFEQREEIEEFDAGMDMTLTVDNSTIVAATVNPNFTDVEADIARDSINNPFNVFKPEKRRFFQQDMDLYSTLMSLVYTRNIIDPDLGLSVTHETKEFAAGVFWASDEETEVIIPDNLGSDTVELDTLDGQSMAARYVSAAGGSAYGFLSTVRTAEDYENGVVAHDGLINLGIDDKLRYQVALSSTEYPASFAEDICEEDGCLDVDPEEDCELGDCATTSEVLRVNPDEKVEGYAVQIKYKHQSPNTLFWGNYFDISKDFRADLGFLRKSDYRLYNVAYGRNWYFETFRGDQGKSRGRVYLVATHIESQSGQKIETGYDIWGEFRGSYQTVLRPGYRIKQKAVNRIQQNTLELNSNAPKFDESYFQWYLETSPITDWTFNLDGRYGDVADADNIVLGKMKEFKPRVRYQVGDFNFSLQHTLRNFDFESKQLYQENFTTFTANYRRSDDRVFRLLVKWDETDRDVDRWRGEENSYEREVEIEFTHTRYLSKNLAILTGLKFEREKDNTIAHDFTNDRQFYLKLNYNMGFIGN
- a CDS encoding EAL domain-containing protein, which gives rise to MNTIKFNSLRSRIFFFFILLLIAVQTVSFITSFYSNKRNEQQQLASHLSQAETLLTEEISNRNYYLTAFTEISATDVELRKEFFASNPNFSIALNNHRKRIDADIALAISINGTILGELLVKDSNKEIKRVLTGNQINRPFEHTEWLKDYPNSVFYSTNDEIYQLILTPVLEKLEVIGHIGLGYSLNNKLATEFSKLTSFNVGFVLENKDDFHWISFNKAIENHDVVKNSISPLSPQFSDSIVAQNHPLGTIDEWQLSASIFQLHSNLIAAIIQDGWNLLILIFITLGVSLIGAYFIASSVTEPVRRLVKISKGIAKGNYHLDTHVGDTHELNQLAEQFGKMIEAIKSRENKITEQAFLDTLTSLPNRNQFNRDMHGLSKPFLLCQVNIRRISEINDTLGHDVGDEVIQEIASRLKKIKKPLFHTSGNGFLIRFDEESKTNVKNCVSLITEVLEPSFIYQNITIHLQVNIGVTESDGWTQTNQLLKEVDAAMQIAKRQNLLYQMYDRQIDLNTLDRLQLVNRLKGAIEHNEFTLYYQPKLNLTNNIVEEVEALVRWNHPVNGLITPESFIHIADQTGQMTALSHWVVNKAIEQYFAWQAEGLDIKIAINISPENLLDDEFCLQLIDKLCGKSQLQNAMCLEVTEDAFVDHNSKAVENIKLLRNNGIYLSIDDYGTGYSSLAQLKNLPVQELKIDRCFIQQLIQQPQDKLIVNSTIQLSHQLGLTVVAEGVEDQETLDWLKEHNCEKAQGYFISRPLPAHEFAQWLANSKFSLPHITEQSIKIENQNLTQVNFKQS